The following nucleotide sequence is from Mycobacterium sp. Z3061.
CAGCGGCTGGGGAGCGACGAACAACGGCATGTAGTGCGGGCGGTCAACCACTGACTCGTGCGTCTCCCGAACCTCCGCCGTTTCCAGCATCAACCGGGATTCGGGTTCGGCCGGCGACTCCTCCTCGCCGACGGCCGGCACCTCGGCGCCGGTTTCCGGCGCGTCGGGCTGGGCCGCCAGCAGGTCCCGCACCCGGACCGCGTCGACGTGGTCGACGCTGGAGTGGGCGCTGCGGATGCGCCCGTCGAGCGCGGCCAGCGCGTCCAGCACCCGCCTGCTGGTGGTTCCCAGAGTCCGCGCGAGCGAATGCACTCTCAAGCGGTCAGGAAGGTCCTCACGCCCGCTCGGCTCGCTTGTTGAGTCTGAAGTTGGGGCATCGTCTACCACGAATTCTCCTCAAGCCCCCGGGCGCGTCGTCCTAGTCGACGCGGCCACTCGAGGGCTTCGCTATGGGTCCGGGTCACTTCTCCCGGACTTGTGATGGTCTCGCCCCGAGCAGCCCATGGTGAGCTCACTCGGTGCCGTACTGAATGACGGCTCGACATGCTGCGCCGCACCGCGGACTGGCGATGGTCGCGCTTGCCAAAGTCTTCATTCGGGTGTCCGGCGCCGGTTCGACGACGTTCACCCGCAGTCAGTATCCCACATCACTTCCAGGGATCACGCTCCCCTTCGAGCGGCCCGGTCAGATGCCGGGGAACCAGAGCTCGATCTCGCGCTGGGCCGATTCGGCGGAGTCGGACCCGTGCACCAGGTTGAACTGGGTTTCCAGGCCGAAGTCGCCCCGGATGGTTCCGGGGGTGGCCTTTTCCACCGGGTCGGTGCCCCCGGCGAGCTGGCGGAACGCGGCAATCGCCCGGGTTCCGACCACCACGGCCGCCACGACCGGTCCTGAGGTGATGAACTCCAGCAGCGAACCGAAGAAGGGCTTGCCGTCGTGCTCGGCGTAATGGCGGCGGGCCAGGTCCTCACCGACAGTCCTGAGCTCCAGCGCCGCGATGGTGAGGCCTTTGCGCTCGATGCGGCTGAGTATCTCGCCTA
It contains:
- the ndk gene encoding nucleoside-diphosphate kinase, with the protein product MTERTLVLIKPDGVERQLIGEILSRIERKGLTIAALELRTVGEDLARRHYAEHDGKPFFGSLLEFITSGPVVAAVVVGTRAIAAFRQLAGGTDPVEKATPGTIRGDFGLETQFNLVHGSDSAESAQREIELWFPGI